The segment CCAGCCTTTTTatgacaaatgttttgtttctaaCTATTTGAAAGCAGTATTTCATACTGCTGACGTAAGAACACACTTGAtgtgtacatgtttgttttgttttttagaaatTAACATGTGACAGAAAGAATATCCCGGAGGCAGATGTTATCAGCGAAAACAAGCAGAGATACCGCTACTATGAACAGGTCCAGTATCGCTGCAAGGATGGTTATCAAGGACAATTCACTCTAACCTGTAGAGGAGATGGTTGGATCGGGAATCCAAGGTGTACAGGTAAGGACGATCAGGACAACAAATTCAGTGTTGGCACATTTtgttattgctttttttgcttaTACATGCATGCAATTTATTGATTTTGAGAAATTACCATCTCAGCCAAacctataatatatataaatatataatgtataggGTGAAAAATAGTATTTAAGTTTGCCACTTTTGTGCGTTTACCATCTCAGCCAAACCTGTCAAAGTTATTCTCCCAGTCAATCCCAAATCCAGTACAGTCATGCTTACACCACTAATTTAATGATTTTGTTAAACAGATTATTGGGAAATGAGTCACTGAGTAATAGTCACACATAATCTGTAAACAATGCATCGGTAATTTATCTTTATCACCCTATGGGTCGAGTTCTAACAAGCATGAAGTAAACCAAAAAAATCAACCTGAAGCAGTGCAGCATTTTAAGGTAGAAAATGAATTAAGGGTTTGGAATCAATAAAGATTTCCTAGGAATATAAACAATGAGTATTACCTGAAAGAGAGGTCAAACCCACCCGCTCCTACACTACACATTGGCAGTGAACGCATCTAGCCCTATACCTCATAGAAAGCAAAATCTGATATGATCGCAGCCACGGcatatttttagtttttcataGGCTAAGTGAACAAAATACGTGTtaggtttaaaggtcccatggcatgaagatTTTACTTTATgagggtttttttaacattaatatgagttcccccagcctgcctatggtccccccagtggctagaaatggcgataggtgtaaactgatccctgggtatcctgctctgcctttgagaaaatgaaagctcagatgggccgatctggaatctgctccttatgaggtcataaggagcaaggttacctcccctttctctgctctgcccgcccagagaattttgcccacccatgagaaagagagagacatcattgctttcaaacgagcaaagtggcagttggtcaaggccacacccccaccctccaccttgcccccccctctcctcctcaatagctacagacacagaaatggcacatcctaaggaaagctcattttgggactggctctagtggctgtaattctgcaccaaggctgaaaagagacttcagatacagtattaggggaccactaaggtctatataaaagagacttcagatacagtattaggggaccactaaggtctatataaaagagacttcagatacagtattaggggaccactaaggcctatataaaagagacttcagatacagtattagggggaccactaaggtctatataaaagagacttcagatacagtattagggggaccactaaggcctatataaaagagacttcagatacagtattaggggaccactaaggcctatataaaagcatccaaagagcaccatgtcatgggacctttaacactaGAAGTGCCGGAATTCCATAGCTACTAGAACTGCCGTGAGCAGTCATTTTGACCGCCAGATTCCAAACTCTATAATCTCTCATTATACATACCTAATTGCGATATCGTACTATGTATTGTGTTAGGATATctttagaaaaatgtaataacaccgaaatgtacattttaacgagtttaattatacatttgagtagtAATACGTGTTTCAATAATTCATATCATGGCATAGTAAACCGTAATTTCATATCCCGAAAAAATATGGTGTGGAAATTCATTCAACTTAACTCATAACAgccaaataacaattaaaagtatcttatttgaacatttagctATAACCTAACCTGGCACTGCCTCCGTTTTGGCGTCTGTGTTTGCCTTCTGATTCAGAACTGAGTCCATCCACGCCGTAGTAGCCTACGTTACCGACTCTGGCTTTGCCTTCGGCCCATCGGTGATGCCCACACTTGTTACTTGAGACTAGAGAGGCTAGTTACGTTTCTCTGACAGAGACTATGGTAGTTACTAAGCAACCAAGATGCATCTTTAATCGCgcgaaaaaattaaaaacaataccgcGAACATCCAACCGTGTATGGCCGAAATAGGTGAaagtgattatattttttttaaatacagactcttttaggaaaagtcaggcagcagcaggattgtatttttttattcagcaaagttattacacatataGATTTCAACGTCAAAATGACATGGACGTCATGGCCGTTCTAGTGTTAAGTTGTTAAaacttgatttatttataaagggGCTTCCttaattttttgttattgtttatttattgctgATATCACATTTGTTAGCAATAAAATACAGACAGACCTAATTGTTTGTAATCATATCCACTCTAGAGAACACAGAGTGTGGAGAAACTCCTGTGATTCCAAATGGGAAACTGGTCACTCCACAAAGGCAAAACCTAAGGCACATCCAAGCTAGGATTACTTGTAACACAGGATACAGTAGTCAGATTGGCCACTTACCTTGTCGCGGGGGAAAATGGATTCCAGATAACATATCACCCAAAGATATTTGTACACGTGAGTCATTTTCTTCTTTCATCGTCTTACTTTATCAGAtgtaaacatttataaaaagatGACAGGGTGTAACCCAACACTGTACATGCTTTCAACTCTTGCAGCAACTGCCAAGCACTGCAAACCCCCACCTAAAGTTGAGAATGCAGTTGTTCGGACATCTTATCAGAAAGAATACTTGTCTAACTCTGCAGTGACTTATCAGTGCCGTGATGGCTATTACATGGAGGGAGAATACAAGATTCTGTGCAATAATGGGAAATGGGAGAAGAAGAACGTAGCATGCACACTAACGTATAAAATGCATTTCAGAAAGTCACACAGAAGgtttttgaaaatattccaGTTTTAAAGATGTGTTGTGTAGCCTGCTGACTTTTTCAAGATTCTGAATGTCATTTTATGAATGTATAGGGTGAAAAAATAGTATTTAAGTTTGCCACTTTTGTGCGTTTACCATCTCAGCCAAACCTGTCAAAGTTATTCTCCCAGTCAATCCCAAATCCAGTACAGTCATGCTTACACcacaatttaatgcattttgttAAACAGATTTTTGGGAAATGAATCACTGAGTAATAGTCACACATAATCTGTAATTTTGAGTTTTCTAAACAACAGAagtaacaataaaaaataaataaaaaggttttgaggTTTGCAAGCTTTGGTTTTTTCTTCTAACCAATCTTATTTTACTACTCCACAGAATGCCAAACTAATCCAAATTTAAAACTGATATTAATCTGTTTTAAAAGCACAGCTTGTTAGCTCTCATTAATTTTAATTTTGCATATTAATGTGCTCATTCTGGATCACTACAAGATCTGAGATGAGACAAGGGGAGGTACCttactttgtgactttgtctttaattgctcttgtatagttTCTATTTTTACTTCTATTCTTATTCTACTTGTATATAACTTCTTATTTATCTTACTATCCCTatgtatctgtatttatttctgtctttgtgctgctgcaacaactgaatgtcccctctggggatcaataaaggcttctctttctcttggAGACCAGCCTTTTTATatgacaaatgttttgtttctaaCTATTTGAAAGCAGTATTTCATACTGCTGACGTAAGAACACACTTGAtgtgtacatgtttgttttgtttttagaaataaCATGTGACAGAAAGAATATCCGGGAGGCAGATGTTATCAGCGAAAACAAGCAGACATACCGCTACAATGAACAGGTCCAGTATCGCTGCAAGGATGGTGATCAAGGACAATTCACTCTAACCTGTAGAGGAGAGGGTTGGATCGGGAATCCAAGGTGTACAGGTAAGGACGATCAGGACAAGAAATTCAGTGTTGGCACATTTtgttattgctttttttgtttatacaTGCATGCAATTTATTGATTTTGAGAAATTACTATCTCAGCCAAACCTGTCAAAGTTATTCTCCCAGTCAATCCCAAATCCAGTACAGTCATGCTTACACcacaatataatttattttgttaaacGGATTATTGGGAAATGAATCACTGAGTAAAAGTCACACATCATCCATAATTTTGAGTTTTCTAAATAACAGCAGTAACAAGCTTTGGTTTGCAagcttctgtttttcttctaaCGAATTTTCTTGAggatcttatttattattttactatttcaCAGAATGCCAAACTAATCCAAATTTAAAACTGATATTAATCTGTAAAGGCACTAGTTAGCTCTCATTAACATCTTGATGAATGAACAATCATCAAGATGTTTAATTTTGCATATTAATGTGCTCATTCTGGAGCACTACAAGATCTGAGATGAGACAAGGGGAGGTGTATGTGAATGTATATGGTGAAAAATAGTATTTAAGTTtgacacttgtgtgtgtgtggggatcCAGTGCTGCTTTAGGTAGGGTTCAAGCTGTTGTTCAGATCTCTGTCATGGTAAACACTGAGTCAACCAgggtaaaaagaaaatactggTATTAAGAAATGTGTTAACATTCTAAATATGCTTCAGAAAAAGCAGTATTGGTTCTCAATTGAGCTTTTGAAACCTTTAGCCtgaattttgtgttttcacaacTTGAATTCATGATTTAGGATTTCAGCTGTCAGAGTAATAATGCTTGCGAGATAAACctcttctctgtttttattttagtttttttgactaGCACATGTGAGGCAGAATATGcactaattatatattattatattattattatatttttagatgtcgcacattaatcaacatgagtacagagtccaacatgtaaatgtgccaggtTTAGCCATACAGGCaaattttcatctgcagttcCTAGCAGGTTGATGGCTTAAAAAACAATAGATAagctacaacaatacaacacatgcacataaaagAAGAAATACATAGGCATAGACAAGTaaaatgacacaaccactaTTCCAGATCATGACAACTGGCAGGTTGATGGcatgagaaaaacataacacaGGTATCGTACACAGTAGACACAGGTAAAAGTGCATGGACACACATTAGAAGGCATCAAcaacacataagcacacacagagccactatagcgacaaagacaaacacattatTCTGGATTATGGCAGCATATTTGATTAGTCAATAATAAGTTTTCCAATTTAAAAGCCTGTTAACAGATGTAATAGAAAAAGGTAGATAACATATGTATCCCTTTAATTCAGCAAAGTTTACATTTCTATTACTGAAATGTCTCTGGCGACAAGTCAGACAAtacaaccctgtctcctagaaGTTATGTGTATAAACAACTAGtttgcaacagcaaatatgttGTGGTGACGTGATGCAACCCCCAATAGATTTGTTGTCAATACAGCGGGGAAATGTTAATTTTTCACTTACAGCATACTTCCTTTGTTGTCAGCCAAAACTTCCAATCTGGCAAAACAATAGCTGCTTGTATAACAACTACAGCATTAATACACCTTTTATGGTCAGGCACTTACGCCTGGTTAAGGTTGGATAAAGACTGTGGTCTTTGTTCAATACAGAAATAATCTTTAGGGATTTGAGACATGATGCCATGATCTTTCTGTGGCCTTAACAAAAGTGCTTTTGTAGCCTAAACCCTAACCACACACCAGACTCAGGATGTGAACCCTGAGTCCAGTGCTTTTTGCACCCTCCATCCACCTAAATCACCTTCCTACAACTCCTGTGCGTTCAATACAATAGTAATTGGGTTGAAAGAGTTTTGGGTCACTGTAATCACTCCCCCAGCCTCTAAAGAGCGTAAAGAGATCACTTTGTATTGCAAATACACTGTAGAAATATTCCTTGCTCTGTGTAAAAATGCATTCTTAAGTTATAGTATATGTACCAAACTACACatgaacaaattaaacatgcaTAGGGTAATGTTATCAATTACAGAATCATAGAAGACAAGGGCACATGTCCTTTTGTCAAATTTTTCAATCATACTTTAGATTATTACAAACTGGATGCATGATTTACACCCACTGCATGTTGAGATTTGATGCTGACCAAAGACATTTCTCTCCCACAGCTCATGATGCTGATGCTCACGATCCAAATAAGTCTCAATAAAAATGCCAAGAAAGACAACTTTTATATcgttctttttttcagttgtttAGAGAAACAAAACTGCATTTGCCTTGTGCATTATTCATACTGTTTCATCTTGTTACATAAAACACGATCCTGATACATGTATTGGCTGAATCAATCATTTGTGTAATAAAGTGATCTGAAATCATAAGGCTTTGCCATTGTGAATAAAAGATGAAAATTACAAAGgattgatttgttttatttgtgttattctgaatTATAATGCTTATAATGACTAAACACATGGGGTTTAACAAAGTTATTGGGATGGGCATTAGCCCCTTCCATTAAGGAATAAATGTACAGTTTCCAAACAAAGTGGCTTCAGGTTTTTTTAAACCAGGTTTTGTCTTCTATATCCTTTACGTCTGTTTTATCTTATCTTTCATCTCAAAAAAGTTTGACCCACTTCTTATGTGACGTTTAAATTTCAACTTGTAGATTTCTGTGAATTTAAATCTCGTAAATTTCAGTTACCCCCACcacacccacccccaccccactgTGTTTAGAGCAAATATTTAGAAGAAGACAGTGACTCAGCAAACtgcaacaaattaaataaaagtgcaatttacattttaaatgtttgtaagGCTAAATATTGACCCGGCCTTCTGTAAAATGTTGACACAGTGACATCCAATCTGGGAACAAAGTTAACCATTTATTATAGGGTTGTTGAGCTGAATACTTTTTGGTTAATATTTGAATCAAGGTTAGGTTATGGTAAATGTTTGGCATGTTGAATGTAGGTAAATGCAATGTCCTGCAATTAACGTGACAGTGACACAGTTTGGAAAGAATTCAATTCTCAAATTTCTTTAGCAGCATTGCTCATTTGATGTTATTTTAAGTATAAATCATGCAATATGAACAGTATTGCTCTCTTACGTAGTACCATTTAAGGGGAGACACCTGCAGGTGAATATGAAACAAACTTAATAGATATcagcatgaaacttccccagttgattacttacattaagacaaatatcttttgtattacaagttttctaaaaggttatgtttaaatatgcaaatgatacattgtccctgataaataaacctgaaataaataaatacataaactcaaaattgaaaaattatGGTTTGGCCTGTGGTGTCTCCCCTtactataattattataataataataactttatttgtattgcacctttaaaaacaacagcttacaaagtgctttaacagaagaaacaaaagcataaacaaaacataaatattcTCTCATTGACTGATTGTTCCACGTAATGATTTTTACATTGGACTTTGTAATCTAGTATCAACACTACTGATGACACATTGAATGTGGTAAGCAAACTGGACCCAAACTGTTTCATCATCAGTGGATACTTTAAGACATCAAACATTGAGCTTTATATTCTACATTTCTATGCAAAGTCAGCTGAAGATAGTCATAAACCAGTCACGTGCCTTGTTCAAGCTAGACAATGTATGTTTGCCTTAATGCCGTTGTGTATTAGATttattatttgtcattgttattgatGTGATTTATCATAATCATTTCTTCTGACATCCGTCCCAAAAGTtcagttatgttatgttatcgGTATGTTTTCTGGTTGAAAAGCAGACTCCCTTGCAGACATTTTAGGAATTAATTTGATAGAATACCAAAAAAAGTAAGtgattattataaaaatatactgtatgtgaactTTTCTAGAGATTGaacagtgtgtgctgtgtgtgttcatctgcGTCGTGTTGTGCAATTCCACTGGGCTTGACCCTTGTTGCTCCCCTAGGACTGAGGTTtgggacaaacacacagaacagtCGTCAAAGAAGTTAGCCTCAGTTAGACTCGATCTCTGCACAGCTGCTCGTCCAAATGCATTTGTCTTTAATCCTTTTGTTTCTCCAGCTGTGGGGAAACGTGGAGGTTTCTTCATCACAGAATGGTAAggcaa is part of the Sander vitreus isolate 19-12246 unplaced genomic scaffold, sanVit1 ctg481_0, whole genome shotgun sequence genome and harbors:
- the LOC144514177 gene encoding complement factor H-like — protein: MEGEYKILCNNGKWEKKNKLTCDRKNIPEADVISENKQRYRYYEQVQYRCKDGYQGQFTLTCRGDGWIGNPRCTENTECGETPVIPNGKLVTPQRQNLRHIQARITCNTGYSSQIGHLPCRGGKWIPDNISPKDICTPTAKHCKPPPKVENAVVRTSYQKEYLSNSAVTYQCRDGYYMEGEYKILCNNGKWEKKNVACTLTYKMHFRKSHRRFLKIFQF